The nucleotide sequence TTAATATAATCTTCTATAATTGTATGCTGACCATCTACAGCTTTCATGGCCATGATATAAAGATTTAACTCAAAGGCATAAAATTCCTCTTCCTCACCTTTACTTTCTATACCCTTTATCATCTGTCTCACTTCACGCCACAAGAACGTCTCATATTTCGTTAACCCATAATTGATGATATCCCTATAAGCATCGACAAGTTCTTTATGTATCAAATCCGTAATCGAAACCGTCTTCTGCTTCAAGCAGCATTGCTTATACTTCTTCCCGCTCCCGCATGGACACGGGTCATTCCGCTTTACCTTTGCCATTAATATTTCCGCTCCTTTCACGTACACCTGCTTTCATTGTAACGGCAGGGAAGAGACTTGTCATTTTAACGCCGAAAAAAAAGAGCAATTGTCTTATTAAGACGATTGCTCTTCTACTTTGTTTATCGTGTACTTTCGGCTTTTTCCCAGAAAGGCTTTGATTTTCCGGTTATTTGCCGGAAGACTCCAAGCATCTGTGCTAGCACTGTGATGCTATAATAATAGATCATATTTGGTATTCGGTTATTTATTTTGGCAATGTGCTTCACCAAGGCTACGCTATAAAAGATAACCTGGAAAAGCAATGTTAATTGGAAAAAGAAATGGAAAAATGCCAACGGAATATTGAGCAACAGAACCATCAAATGTGCTGACCATAAATTTTGCCGACAGAAACGATGACCAAAATAACAATAGCTAAACCACTTATGCTTGAAGAAGTTGTATAGTTGTAAGTTTGAAAACAAGGCTGTAAAGATGCTTCTCGACATTCTTACCTTTCGGCCAAATTCATCCTCAACAGTTGCGCCAGCCTTTTCATAAGCAATCGCATCTTTATTATAGATCGCTCTTTTGCCTTCTAACACATAATGTTTCGGCATGGCACCATCGTGGCACTTGATTGGGTCGAATTGATAATAGTCTTTCGTTCGGCATGCATATAACGCACCGTTCCCTGCTGTGACCGAGTGCAGCTTTGATTCAATCTCACGCATTTTCAAATCCCATTCCCAATAAGAGGACTCTGATTCACTCGTCCATTCGGCTTCTGCATTTACATATTTAAGCCTTCCTGTCACATAAGCAATATCGTCAGATGCGAAAGCAGACACTAATTCTTTAACAGCTTCTTTATCGAGCATAGCGTTTGCATCGGTCATCACGAGGATGTCACTTTTTGCGGTTAAGGCAGCTTCATTTTGTGCATTTGTTTTACCTTTTCGTTCTTTCACTTCATATAAGCGGATATTGAAATCCTTATGTTCCTTTATAAAGGCTCGAACAATTTCATTTGTCTGATCGGTGCTATGATCAGAGGAAACGAGAATTTCCAATTTTTCTTTCGGGTAATTTAGGCCAGTGACATTCTTCAACTTATTAAGAATCACTTTCTCTTCATTATGCGCAACAATCATAAGCGTTACCGTTGGTTCATGAGTTCGAGTTTTTATAATAGAAGGTTTGCGATTATATTTGTCAATAACCCTTAAAGATAGAGGGTAACCAACCATTGCCCAAACGATGATGAAAGCATTTATAACAAATAAAACGATCAACAGAACATACATCCCATTTTTCTCCTTTCAACCGTTCTGCCATTCAACAACCTTAAGATTTCAGTGCTGTCTTTGCTACAGGCTTTTTCGCCCGATACTGAGGAAAGAAGGTTGTCTCCAGATCAAATTCATCGTCAGCACTCCTAATTCCCATTAACTCCGTGTATTTCTGTTCGTCAAACACCTTTCTTCCAATTGAAAATGTATTGGCTGAATGTTTGTTAAAGGCTTTTTTGAATTTATATAAGCTGTCTTCTTTTCCGCCAAGACCGCCGCCTAAATGGAAGGTGGTGTACCCATTTTCAGCTCCCCAACATGCTGCTTCATACAGCAACAAGTTTGTAGCGGCATAGCTTTGGTATTCACGATCAGACGCTGACAAATGGTAATGAAGTTGTTGATTGCAAGCCAAAATAATGGACATCGCAATGATTTCACCTTGAAACATCGCATAGAAAAGGTAAGAATGATATTTCAAATCCTCCAGCACACTATGGTAAAATTCTTCTCCAAAGTAATAATAGTCATCTGCGTTATCCTTATCCATCGTAGCGTTATAAAGATCAATAAACTGGTCAAATAATTCAGGATTTCGTCCCCAGTAAATTTCCACTCCTAGCTTCTTTGCCTTCCTTATGACATTTCGATTTTTACCAGTCAGTTCATTCCAAATTTGTTCCGGACAGTCCAGATCAATGGAGATCGTCTTGCCTACTTGGAGCACATCATAGAGAGATGCAGCATTCTGATCATTTTTAAGGATTGGGTGAAAGCGCACGAACTCACTAATGATGCCATTGCTTCTACAATATGAATGATAGGCTTCCTTAAGTGACTGCAAGCTGCTGGCAGATGTGTCACCTTCGATTAAAAAACCCCCATATCCATACGGGGTGACGAGGTCAAAATATGAACGTTGAGGAATTTCACCTAAGAAATTCTCATCTCTTTCGATATCACGCTTCATGACCACATTGATTGCTCTTATACATTGATCCTCGTAATAGAAAAGGAGCGGTTCACCGTCTCCGTGAATGTGAAAAGCTTTCGTATAGCCAGATAAATAATATACATCAAAGTTCCGAAAGCTCTTAACAATCTCATCCCACTTCTTAGCTTCATTTATCGAAATAACCGATAGCATTTGTTCACTTCCTTATTTCTCTGTTCACTTTATGAAGAACCGATAGAATTCGCTCCATCTCTTTCTTTCCGTAACGCTGATCACATGGGATTGAAAGAATTGTGTTGTATATGTATAACGATTGTTTCAAGTGCTCAACTTTGATTTGCTTCGGTATCGGCCAATGAACCGGGCAATAAATCTTCTCCGAAATTAATTCGTTTCGTATCTCTGTTCTGCTCTTATTAATACGCACCGGAAAGAACATCGGACAATACTCTTCCGAAAATTCAGATAAGAACGGTTCTATCCCTGCAACATTCACGAGGCCTTCTAACAATGTATGATAGTTCGCTCGTCTTCTTTCAACTAAATCAGGAGCATCTACCAAATTGAGCACGTCCATCGATCTCTGCTCCATACAATAAGGTGCAAGATCGTCATCTAATAAAGCTTCAGCTTCAGAAAAACGCTGTAAGAAGCTTTCTTTCATCCGCTCATCATTGCTTTCTATAAATTGCCCCTTCACACATAAAGCTTCCCACCTTAACTTAGAGAACATTTCATTCGTAGTGTGCGGTGCTTTCATCTCTCTCTTTGGAGAAGCAGCAAAACCGCCGCTTGGAATACCGAACCACTTTCTAATGCTTCCTACATAAAAGTCATTTTGTTCAAACCTTTCAAAGCTAGAAAATAACGTATGTGTAACATCTTCGATAATGATTGTTGAGCGTTTCTTAAAATAATTAAGTACATCCGTTACATTAGCGTTCGTTGGAAAACCGTAATAGCCCATATGAACAAAAACGCCAATCTGTTCATCTTGGACGAGACTATCGATATTAGGTGATAGATCATCATTCAGTTCATAGAAATAACAAGTGTATCCTTGTTCAATAAATGGCAAAATAACAGATTCACAAATGTAAGCAGGCAACAAGACTGATTTAGATGTTGGGACGATTTGCTGCAGTATAAGTGTGATTGCTCCTCTACCGGATGAAGTTAAGACGGGGTTCCCAAACGTCGTTAACCACTTAGGAAATCCATCGATAGGAGCCTCTCCTACTGAATCTATCCAGAATTCACTGCCAATTTCCTTAACCGTTACTTCACATGACTGAATTTTGTTTTTTTCGATGTTCATGAAAATCCACTTCCATACTGCCTTCCCCTCTCGTTTGCACGCCGCTCTTTTGCAGCACCCTTACAATCGTGAGGAAGAATATTTTCAAATCAAAAAGAAAGGATATCCGTTTCACATATTCAACATCAAATGAAAATTTGTCTTCCCAGCTAATCGTGTTTCGACCATTCACTTGAGCCCAGCCGCTTATTCCAGGCCGAACGTTATGCCGCTTGATTTCTTCTTCATTATAGTAGGGGAGATATTTCACGGATAATGGACGTGGGCCGATAAAGCTCATTTCCCCTTTTAGAATATTCACCAGCTGCGGGAGCTCATCAAAGCTTGCTTTTCGGATAATTCCACCGATCTTCAACATTCTTTGGCTGTCAGATAGACGAACACCATCTTTGTGCGTCTGCGTTCTCATACTTCGTAACTTATAAATGTTGAACTCTCTATTATTAAACCCAATTCTCGTTTGCCTAAAGATTGGTGAAGCAGAGGAGTCCTCTAACATAATGAAGAGAGAAAGAATAATCAGAAGCGGTGATGAAATAACCAAGAGAAAAAAAGCCATTATTTTATCAAGAAAACATTTCATTTGGATATAATTCACATCTTCCCACTCCAATAAAGGTTCTTACAACGGCTTAATTGTTTTGTGAAATTCCTTTGCTGGATTACCGTACACCTTCTGATTTGAGTCCAAGTCTTTGATCACATTAGAAGCCATTCCAACAAAATTAAAGTCACCGACTTTTAAGTAATTATTGAACGTGCTATTTAAGCCAAAGAAATTCCCATCCCCAAACACAGAGGAGCTGCCTACAACATTATGAGCAGCTAGAAAGTTATAGGACCCTAGCTTTGTGTCATGACCGATTAAAGTGTTTGAATGGATTGTGCAATGATTGCCAAGCACAGTATTAGGGTTCACCACTGAATTAGCCATAATCGCAGTCCCATAGCCAATCTTGGCAGACCTTGCAACAGTTGCTGAATGATGAATGAATGTATAAAACTTCTCATCTGGAATGTTAAAGCTATGTAACAAGTCAATTCGTTCTTTCATTAAATCAGGTCGATACAATTGATAGATAAACTTCACATCATCATACTTCTTATATTTTTCATATGCTTCATACGTTTTGCATAAGATCGGAAAGTCATTAATGCTATCTCCTAGCGTCTCATCATCGAATGCAAACCCTAAGAATTCAACGCCACCGCTCTTGATTTGTGTGTCATAAATTTGCTCTGCAATTACAACAGCCGAGCCTCTCCCACCAATCATGATTACTTTCTCCACGACTACCCCTCCAAACCAATTGTCCTAACCTCAATTCCATCCTTCGCGAGTATATTTTCATAGCTACTTAACACTTTATAAGCGTTCTTCACTAGTGGTGGTCCGACAAACCTGCCATCCACGATCGCTACTCCTGAGCCATTTCGCTCCGATTCTTCGAAAGCTTCAATCATTTTCCTTGCTTCAATTATTTCTTGTTCTGTCGGCGAATAATACTTATGAACTAACTCCAATTCCTTTGGGTGCAGCACAAGCATCCCTTCAAAGCCTAATTTCTTAGCAATCTGTATATTTCTTTCAAGGTCTTCAAGATCATGTACCTTAATGTGAACCGTGTCGATCGGTATTACATTCTGACTTCGAGCTGCCATCGCAATCATCGAGCGCGCTGTAAAGATCGTGGAAGCTGTTTCATCATTTACTCCTTGAATATCCGTTAAATAATCTTCATTTCCGAATGCAATCGCAATTACTCTATCCGATGCCGCGCTAATCTCCTCTGCGTGCAGTACTCCCGATGCTGTTTCAATCAATGGAATAATCTTAAAGGTTCCAATCGGAAAGCCTTTTTCATATTCGATTGTTTCAAGGAGCTTGTCGATGAAATAAATATCCTGCCCGATGTTAGACTTCGGATAGACAAACCCGTCAACCCCTTCAATCGTTAGCTGACTGATATCTTTCAACAGTTCACCGCTTTCCCGGTCATTAATTCTTGGGAATATACGGCGGTTCGAAAACTTATTATTCCGAACAAAATGAACAATATTGTCCCGTGCGATCTGTTTATTAACCCTCGGCTGTACTGAATCTTCTAAGTCAAGCAACAATACATCTGCATCTGTCTTTATAGCACTTTCGATTAACTTCAGCTTATGACCAGGAACAAACATGAGTGAACGCATTGGATAATTGACGGTCATGTAGGCTTACCCCCGCTTTTTCAATAAGACTTTTCTTCGGAATGATAATACTTTCTCTTTGTGTTGATTCATCGCGACTGTTTCCACGTAAACAATCCCTCGATCATTTTTACTATTTGATTCACGCTTATCTAAAATTGTCGTTTCGGCATAAATCGTATCGCCAATAAAAACTGGTGATAAATGGTCCACGTTCTCATACATAAGGTTTGCAATTGCTTTCCCGCTAATGTCTGGTACTGTCAGCCCTACTGTTAAGCTAAATACAAGCGTACCTACGACAAGAATCTTCCCATGCTGTTGTTGTGACGCGTAATCTGCATTTGTATGTACAGGATGGTGATTCATCGTTAGTAATGAAAACAAATTATTATCACTTTCAAAGATTGTCTTAGAGGTCTTATGCGTAATCACTTCGCCAACTTCAAACTCTTCAAAATATCTCCCCATTTGTTCCATAGAGCGTCTTCCCCCACCTTACAATTCGTTTGATTTCTTCAAGGTGCATCTTTTCATAAACCCGGTCATTATAAGAAAAGAGCGCTTCTTTCCCCCTGATATTTTCTTCATAATATTGAAGCACCTTCTTATATTCATTGACTTCTTCCTCGGTGTAGAAGGACACAGACTTTAATACTTCTAATTGAAAAGGATGAATAAGAAACTTCGCTCGATACCCCATTTCAAACCCATCAAAGATCTCCTCTGTCAGAAGCTTCTCATTCCTTAAATGCGTCGAAACTACATCAATTGGTTCCACTCCATACGCCCGCGCAAGAAGCATGATATTCATCCGAATATGTCGCAAAAGCTTATAATCATTTTTCATACCTGTATCATAAGCAAAATCATGAAGGCCTAAGCTAACACCGTGAATCGACTGACTAAACGCTGCAAGTATCTTCTCCAATTCAATATAGGACCGGGCGTTTTCTAAGAGTAAAAGTACCTTCGCATCTCGATTGATTGTTAGAATCTCTTCGATAATACCTTCAATCTCTTGAAAACCAGCAAACTTCGGAATGACATATTGACTTATCCCAATTCGGCTGCTACTTAAAATAACTTGCCTTATCCCACTTTCAAGCAACGGAATGCGCAGCCAATCGGTTTCCTTAATCTCTATCTCCGAAAGCAGCCTTAACGATTGTTCAATATTCGAAGCTAAAACAGAATCTTCCAAATCAAACACCCGATAGTCAACCTGAGGAATCTTAGCGGCCTTCTCTATAAATCTTTGTTTATTTGCAGGTATGAATAAATAGCTCTTAAACATGTATCCTCCAACACCGTTTCTACAAAATATGTGCTACAATTCACAAACAACACCTTTATTCTTCAAACTACATTATGAAATTTTATGCAATACTAGTATTATTTTCACTGTTTTCTGGAAATATTTCAACCTTTTTTATTGAAATTATTACACTTTATTACATTTAAGGAGGTAATAAATACTACATTGTTTGTAGGAAAGGATAGAGTGAATGTTTCCTGCAAAAAAAAGAATGGCTAGGGAGGAACCCAAGCCATTCTTCAAAACGTTTAATCTACAATTGTAAACTTCATCGTCACCGCTTCCACCAAATTCTTCTCTTGAGCGGATCGTAAAGATTTCTCAATTACTAAGTAATATGTTTCACCATTTTCATATCCACCTGTTGGTGCGTCAACCTTTAATGTTTGCGGATCTTCATAATACATCCAGTTGATTTGCTTGTTGCCAAACCGGTCTAGCACATACACTTCGCTATCGCTAAGGTAGCTGTGCATATCTGTATTGAACTTAACCGTCCATTCCTTTGATGCTTCCACATCTGTATATGTGGCAAAGTGTTTGTATCCTTCTATTGGGTAAGTCAACTCTTCAGGAGCTTCCTCGACTTGCACAGTAAATGTTGTTTCGTGATTTTGATAGGTCACTGTAATCGTTGCCGTTCCACCAGAAAGTGAGATTAACTCTCCATTTTTGACACTCACTACTTCTGGGTTACTTATGGTAAATGCAGCGTCGTTTGTTATATCTTTTTGCAGGCCATTGCTTAATGTTGCGGATACAAGTAACGGCACGTTCGTTCCAACTTCTAGAGGTTCTGTCGGAAGCATTAACATATCAAGACTTGTTACCGTGATTGCATCTGAATACTCGATATCAAGTAATGTGAGCACATAATCTGTTTCATCAGTTCGACTATAAGCATCAATGCCATAATATAAATTCTCCGCTTCAGATTGGGATCTTGCATCATCAATTGCTTCAAGTAATATTTCTTTAACCGCATTTTCAGTTACATCCCCAACGAAACGCACGGAAAATTCATCTTCCATTTGTTGAAAGTGTTTTAGAATAAATGCTGTCAACTCAGCTTTTGTACTTACCGTATATTCTGAGGTTTGAAGGTGAAGCTCTAAACTTTTCGCTAGTGTATCATAACCGTTTTCCTCTAACGCCGCTACATAATCTGCATCAGCCGTTGGGTATGGCTTTTCTCCACCGTTCAGGCCGCCTTCTACCCAGTGATGGTCCTCAGCAATCATTTCATCTGTTAGCATGTAATAGTTATAAAGAGTACGCCCTTTTTCATCTGGAACCGGGTCATCCCATGTGGCGTCGAGGTGGTACCACTCACCATCTAGTTGGACGAGGTTCCAAGCATGTCCGATATCGCCTGCTGTCCCACTGATTAATCGGACTGGAATTTGCAATTCTTTTAACATATCATATACAAGCATCGCATAGCCGTTACATAAAGTCTCTCCGCCAGTAAGAGCGAAATATGGCGCATTCACCCCTTGATTATACGACTCATCATAGGCGACATTTAAAACGATATAATCATGTACTGCTTTTACTTTCTCATGCGTATTCATGCCTGGTGTAATGATTTCGTCAAGTATTACTGGAATACGCTCTCTTACATACTCTATTTGTTGTGCAGATTGATAATAATTAGCTGTGAAATTAATGCTATAGCTTGCCGTCGTTCCTGAGCCGCTATAACTGTATCCCCTCACATCATAGCTTAAATACTCATTCTCCAATAAAGTTTGTTCAATTGCTGTATCGATTTTGATCTTTAAATCCGACATATCTCCTGTGTACATAACGGTAAAGGAATTTTGTCGTGTTTCAAATCCTTCCCTAATTCGTTCTTTTAACTCTTCTTCATTACTTGCATCATAGATTTCAAGAATCGTTGACTTCTGCTTAGCTTCAAGATTAATCTTTCCGCCAAGCTTATTCGACCATTGGCCTTCTATCTTGGGTAATTGTTCAGCAGATACATTTCCTGTGCCCCAGACAGTGATGGAACAAATGAGCCCTAAAATAAGTATAATTTTCTTCATATCCCCCAACCTTTTTCTACAAAATAATTTCTTTTTTTCTATATATCTTATATCGGATGATTGAAAGAGGGATAAAGGATATAGTTAAGATTAAGTGAGAATTGGAGACAGCCTTCTTATTACCATTTAAAAAGATCCTTCTCATTTTTAACGAAAAGGACCTTTGAGATATTCTTTTCTACCTAACTATTTCACTGCTTGTAAAATGGCCGAAGCTGCGTTGACTCTTACATTGGCATCTGTAGATTGCAATTCTTCCTTAAGCACTTGCC is from Bacillus tianshenii and encodes:
- a CDS encoding glycosyltransferase family 2 protein, yielding MYVLLIVLFVINAFIIVWAMVGYPLSLRVIDKYNRKPSIIKTRTHEPTVTLMIVAHNEEKVILNKLKNVTGLNYPKEKLEILVSSDHSTDQTNEIVRAFIKEHKDFNIRLYEVKERKGKTNAQNEAALTAKSDILVMTDANAMLDKEAVKELVSAFASDDIAYVTGRLKYVNAEAEWTSESESSYWEWDLKMREIESKLHSVTAGNGALYACRTKDYYQFDPIKCHDGAMPKHYVLEGKRAIYNKDAIAYEKAGATVEDEFGRKVRMSRSIFTALFSNLQLYNFFKHKWFSYCYFGHRFCRQNLWSAHLMVLLLNIPLAFFHFFFQLTLLFQVIFYSVALVKHIAKINNRIPNMIYYYSITVLAQMLGVFRQITGKSKPFWEKAESTR
- a CDS encoding GNAT family N-acetyltransferase encodes the protein MLSVISINEAKKWDEIVKSFRNFDVYYLSGYTKAFHIHGDGEPLLFYYEDQCIRAINVVMKRDIERDENFLGEIPQRSYFDLVTPYGYGGFLIEGDTSASSLQSLKEAYHSYCRSNGIISEFVRFHPILKNDQNAASLYDVLQVGKTISIDLDCPEQIWNELTGKNRNVIRKAKKLGVEIYWGRNPELFDQFIDLYNATMDKDNADDYYYFGEEFYHSVLEDLKYHSYLFYAMFQGEIIAMSIILACNQQLHYHLSASDREYQSYAATNLLLYEAACWGAENGYTTFHLGGGLGGKEDSLYKFKKAFNKHSANTFSIGRKVFDEQKYTELMGIRSADDEFDLETTFFPQYRAKKPVAKTALKS
- a CDS encoding sugar transferase is translated as MNYIQMKCFLDKIMAFFLLVISSPLLIILSLFIMLEDSSASPIFRQTRIGFNNREFNIYKLRSMRTQTHKDGVRLSDSQRMLKIGGIIRKASFDELPQLVNILKGEMSFIGPRPLSVKYLPYYNEEEIKRHNVRPGISGWAQVNGRNTISWEDKFSFDVEYVKRISFLFDLKIFFLTIVRVLQKSGVQTRGEGSMEVDFHEHRKKQNSVM
- a CDS encoding CoA ester lyase; the encoded protein is MTVNYPMRSLMFVPGHKLKLIESAIKTDADVLLLDLEDSVQPRVNKQIARDNIVHFVRNNKFSNRRIFPRINDRESGELLKDISQLTIEGVDGFVYPKSNIGQDIYFIDKLLETIEYEKGFPIGTFKIIPLIETASGVLHAEEISAASDRVIAIAFGNEDYLTDIQGVNDETASTIFTARSMIAMAARSQNVIPIDTVHIKVHDLEDLERNIQIAKKLGFEGMLVLHPKELELVHKYYSPTEQEIIEARKMIEAFEESERNGSGVAIVDGRFVGPPLVKNAYKVLSSYENILAKDGIEVRTIGLEG
- a CDS encoding MaoC family dehydratase, yielding MEQMGRYFEEFEVGEVITHKTSKTIFESDNNLFSLLTMNHHPVHTNADYASQQQHGKILVVGTLVFSLTVGLTVPDISGKAIANLMYENVDHLSPVFIGDTIYAETTILDKRESNSKNDRGIVYVETVAMNQHKEKVLSFRRKVLLKKRG
- a CDS encoding aldolase/citrate lyase family protein, which produces MFKSYLFIPANKQRFIEKAAKIPQVDYRVFDLEDSVLASNIEQSLRLLSEIEIKETDWLRIPLLESGIRQVILSSSRIGISQYVIPKFAGFQEIEGIIEEILTINRDAKVLLLLENARSYIELEKILAAFSQSIHGVSLGLHDFAYDTGMKNDYKLLRHIRMNIMLLARAYGVEPIDVVSTHLRNEKLLTEEIFDGFEMGYRAKFLIHPFQLEVLKSVSFYTEEEVNEYKKVLQYYEENIRGKEALFSYNDRVYEKMHLEEIKRIVRWGKTLYGTNGEIF
- a CDS encoding transglutaminase domain-containing protein, whose product is MKKIILILGLICSITVWGTGNVSAEQLPKIEGQWSNKLGGKINLEAKQKSTILEIYDASNEEELKERIREGFETRQNSFTVMYTGDMSDLKIKIDTAIEQTLLENEYLSYDVRGYSYSGSGTTASYSINFTANYYQSAQQIEYVRERIPVILDEIITPGMNTHEKVKAVHDYIVLNVAYDESYNQGVNAPYFALTGGETLCNGYAMLVYDMLKELQIPVRLISGTAGDIGHAWNLVQLDGEWYHLDATWDDPVPDEKGRTLYNYYMLTDEMIAEDHHWVEGGLNGGEKPYPTADADYVAALEENGYDTLAKSLELHLQTSEYTVSTKAELTAFILKHFQQMEDEFSVRFVGDVTENAVKEILLEAIDDARSQSEAENLYYGIDAYSRTDETDYVLTLLDIEYSDAITVTSLDMLMLPTEPLEVGTNVPLLVSATLSNGLQKDITNDAAFTISNPEVVSVKNGELISLSGGTATITVTYQNHETTFTVQVEEAPEELTYPIEGYKHFATYTDVEASKEWTVKFNTDMHSYLSDSEVYVLDRFGNKQINWMYYEDPQTLKVDAPTGGYENGETYYLVIEKSLRSAQEKNLVEAVTMKFTIVD